The Gigantopelta aegis isolate Gae_Host chromosome 3, Gae_host_genome, whole genome shotgun sequence genome segment TGTTGTTTTATCCATCATAGTTAAAGATGTTATTTTATCCATCATAGTAACCAATGTTATTTTATCAATCAGtcaccaatattattttatacatcATAATAACCAATGTTATTTTATGTAACAGTCATTGGTGTTATTTTATGAACATAGTCAATGATGTTATTTTATCCATCATAGTCACCAATGTTGTTTTATCCATCATAGTAAACAATGTTATTTTATGCAAGTCACTGATGTTATTTTATTCATCATAGTCACCAATGTTATTTCATCCATCATAGTCATCAATGTTATTTTATGCAACCTACAGTTACGGATGTAATTTTATGTTCCTACTGCGTGGTATTTAATGGGTTTTTGTATGTCCTCTATAGTCACTGTtgttatttaatgtgtaatgtgTACTCTATAGTCACTGAtgttatttaatgtgtaatgtgTACTCTATAGCCACTGAtgttatttaatgtgtaatgtgTACTCTATGGTCACTGATGTTATTTAATGTGTTGATgtgtatttaaagtttgttatttGAGTAGGTACTATAGTCACTGGATGTTAGTGGTTAATATATAGTCACTGAtgttatttaatgtgtaatgtgTCCTCTATAGTCACTGAtgttatttaatgtgtaatgtgTACTCTATGGTCATGTGATGTACTatttaatgtgttatttaatgtGTACTCTATGGTACTATGTTATTTAACTGATAGTCACtgatgttatttaatttaatgtgtAATGTGTACTCTATAGTCActgatgttatttttaatgtgtaCTCTATAGTCACTGAtgttatttaatgtgtaatgtgTACTCTATAGTCACTGatgttatttaatgtttaatgtgtACTCTATAGTCACTGatgttatttaatgtttaatgtgtCCTCTATAGTCACAGatgttatttaatgtttaatgtgtACTCTATGGTCACTGatgttatttaatgtttttgttgatgtgTACTATAGTCACTGatgttatttaatgtttaatgtgtACTCTATAGTCACTGatgttatttaatgtttttgttgatgtgTACTCTATAGTCACTGatgttatttaatgtttttgttgatgtgTACTATATAGTCACTGatgttatttaatgtttttgttgatgtgTACTATATAGTCACTGAtgttatttaatgtgtaatgtgTACTCTATAGTCACTGATGTTATTTAAGTAACAGGCAGTCTGCACACGAGCACTGGGATGTTGGAGTGGTGCAGTATATAGTCACTGACGCTGCCCACCAGCGTCCTGCGAATGACACTGAGGCCTCGCGACCCCGTGACAATCAAACCAGCCCCCTCATCCTCCGCTGCCTTCACGATCACCTCACCCGGTTGACCCGCTATACTCAGCACCTTGCCTTTCATCTGTAACAACAAGTTTAATGTTATAACATGTGTaacaatcaaatacacacaatGTTATAACATACTCAACAGTTACCACACATAACATTGCAACATGTACCTTGACAGcaatagatatttaaaaaaaaaaagtacacccaTACTGAATTATaatggaaaatattaatatttttttatgctaTAACAGGGTGTATCAAACATTCCATAATCTGTTTTAACAGATAATATTACTGACAAATCAACCTGGTATGTCGTAATCCTCTTTTGGGGGAGATGGGGGTAGGGGTGTGTGAGTATTCTTGCTTGAGGTAGACAAgtactaaagtactgtcggaaataaaataaaaattattttcatcgATTAcgttttacatattaaacagacaagtaaatattttgtaaatatctatttaatgatagtctacctaatttagctttcacttgttttggctctcattgatgtacaaggtggtgtttactcttgaaattaaaagaaagatgtcagtaaacaggtgattggtgacctttattggaacagacttttagcttgttgtagttttttttcttcactttattaatacattatatattaatattactactataTATTCTATAGTATTTATGTGGACAAAAATAGAACATAAAACGAATTCAAAATTGCTTATATCCCCCTCACTCCACTAAAGTACCATCCCATACACATATCATCTCAATAATAACATAAGTGTCACTGCATGCGTGTAGTTCCCtactacctacatgtatatcctaTTCCTCTCCCTATTAAATTTACAAGTGACACCACATCATTGTTTAACCTTTTTATGTCTGTGCTGGAGCCTTTTCGTGACATCAAAATAACATAGGCATGTAATTAAATTGATGGCATTCTAAGCGGTGTTACACTATGCCAGGGTTAAGGGGCATTCTCATTATGCTATAAGCAGTTAGTAGCAGAACTTTCGCATGTAATCCAATCATACTGTGAGAATGATCTTTGTTGGGCAGACAAATCACATGTGACAAGTCGGTGCAACTAATAGCATAATGAGAACGCTGCCTTAACTGTACACCGGCATTCTAGAATATGGTAGCTTGATGCCAGTAAAAGTTACTTTGTGCAATTCCGATGGCAAGtggtccaaaaaaaaaaggaaaaaagagaaaagtgtAGATTTCAACAGATTGTTTTTCTAaacctggaacaagaaaactaCATACATCTCCTGCTGCTAGTTTCTCCTCCAGACcatcaagaaatattttatcgtTTTTCCGAGCTTCCTCTAGCTGCTCGGCCACTGCCCCCAGTTCACTGTAGACAAACGCTGCAACACATCAGAACAAAAACCATCAGAACATTATGAAGACACAGTTTCATATCATCAGAACATATGTTATCAGAAGATGTACATTATTAGAACATATAaactgtttgctttgtttaacaacatcattattgatttattatcatttgtgtgtacattttgtgtattggaatggaatggaatggaatgtttaacatgcacattcaaaCAGGAAAGGTGTGGGATGGGTAGGAGGGGGACcatctgcactggcaggtgcaagggagcactgTAGCCGGTAACAGGTGGAGGgaggtatggtgctatggaaattggaatgtcccataggattaagcCAGAGAGTGGGTGCGCATTTTTGATGAAGaaaattaggcgcaattttgaacggtcggtctaAATGTactggtagcaagggatctattatatgcaccatcccacagacaagataacacataccacagccttggaattagaaatagtccaatgggcctaccaacagagaccgatcttagaccgacagcgcatcaaggtAAGCGCTTTAAAGAACATTATTAAGACACAGTGACATATCATCAGAACTCATATCATCAGAACACATATCATCAGAACAACACATATCATCAGAACACGTCATCAGAACACATGTTATCAGTAAACACATATCATCAGAACACATGTTATCAGTAAACACATATCATCAGAACACGTTATCAGTAAACACATTATTCAGGGTTCaaaactcgccaaaaaatatggtggcccaaaaaataataatgcatgttggcaaattatggtaagagaacCACGAGtatgattttaatgtggaatacaaatattaatagttgtTCATATGttctaaagaagataatattatttgggcgactaatgccattatttgtttaataattaagtCACCCAAACAGGACACTGGTCGCATTTggtgacctggccacaggccatttcgagccctgttatTAGAACACACATGTACAATATGACAGTACAGGTTATCAACTATGATTTATGACTTTCCATTACCCTTTTAAAGATTTTTCTGTAGGAATGGAAGAAAACAATTTGCAACCGATTTTGCAGAGGAAAGGTTTTTGTCATGggttacataacattttaaaaacaatatctcAGTTTTTATTCATAATGTAAATTGCAGCCAGTCAATGCTAAGTTTGTTCATTGATTAATAGATGATTTTATctagtatttattaccaaacaaacacaaaaaagagaagaaaaaaaaccttgaaCAAACTAACAGACTTTTAACCCCAATAATATACTGgtcaaatcaaattatattgatAGGGACGGAAACATGAAGAGTGTTGCCAGGCGTTATGCAATTTTTATGTCACAGTGACAGGGACAGAAGGGTTAACAGTGCTACTAAGTGAACAATCCCGtgtgttattagtcccctaccagtccaaccagaaGGGCCTATAGGGtttttatctgtctgtccatccatctgtctgttcactgtctcacatatagttttccagaaaATGTTTTTGCATATCGAAAGATATTCAGCTGACATTTGGTATATATAGCTgtatcatgtacagttacagatcaaattgACTTTCAcagcaatttacccatttttgaaaaaagttATAGCCTTGAATTTAAGAGACCAGAAAATTCATTGGGCCCattaggggacatgtattgctttagcagtattctttaaatgctttttttaaattgaattttttttttttttctttattgacTTTTGTACAGGTCATCACAAAgtcaataatgaatgaatgaatgaatgaatgaatgaatgtttaacgacaccccagcatgaaaaatacatcggctattgggtcagtcatagtttgacacccaatagctgatgtatttttcatgctgtggtgttgttaaacattcattcattcattcattcattattgacTTTGTGATGACCTGTACAACTGTACAATCTAAGATGATACATACTGGCAGTCATCTGTCTGAAGAGAGACTGTGTGACCCCCTGGTAGTCCGGACAGTGAACCAGCACCACATTATCCCCGGGCTGCTGCACATGCTGCTGGAAATctgcaaacaaacaacaacaaatcaattCACAACCCctacaattaagaaaatgtccatggcaaaatAGCATGCCACTGAAAAAGACTCTGAATATATAGTTCAAGGCAAAAAAGTGctgtgaaaaattaaaaattctgTAGCAATCTCCATGGCATTGCCGACTGCCGTAGGCAAATGCAGGGGTTGTTGGTTCAGTAATCACCAGGCCAGTACAAATGTTGTCTGAaccctgcaataaaataatttgtcttTTAACATAGAAACTTTGTTCTTCAGATGCTAAGAAACCACATTTGAGATAATCcaaagattaaatttcattttggaTGATCCCTGTACCCATTTATTTAGTAGAGCTCTGACCCACTTCTTCACTTCATAACTAAACTTATAGTTCTTCGCAGCCTCCATGAACattggtttttgtaaataatttcttttggaaataacaaaaaacaaaaccccactattttttgttattattggttcagaaataaatatactGTAGTGCATACCATAGTCAGAAAATTACATTCACTGCTGAGAAGGactatagtaaataatatatgttactTTGCTTCTAGCAGTATGATGATGAGGGTGGCGATGAGTCTGGCCTCCAAGAACTGTAAATTATGCAGGGCGTCTAGAATgttgacaaaaatcactaaagtactgtcggaaatagaataaaaatgattttcgtcgattatttcttacatattaaactgacaaataaatattttgtaaatatctatttagtgatagtctacctaatttagcatttacttgtttgggcgctcattgatgttcaaggtggtgtttactcttgaaattaaaagataaatgtcagtaaacaggtgatttgtgcacttaattggaacagactataacaaattttggtcaacatgtgtcaatttcattgctgttacagtatgtgagggactgttgcTGATGATGGTTTGCAcctttccaaaacaaaatatttgtagttatttataagtaacttttgagcaaaactgtcaagagcCATTATAACGAtccattataccggtattaaaggtaataTTTCAATGTTAACCAATGACAGGTATTGCaaatcatggggggggggggggggggggggggggggggggggtggtaaaTAAACTTTTGATTTAACATAAAGAAGACACCTTCaacaatatgcccataaatgattataggaaataattttatctactggtagaaaatacttttttattggagaatctttatcacagctcgcattatatagcacctttaaattgttgcaagattgtgtaaatttctaacgtacttatattgaatttatattcaataaatatgcttgtcataattaataatttatgctgcaatttaaaataatcagttaacttgcagttttaaattaaaagtttgtttacaggtaaatgaaattaacacatatcatcaaaatgtgtcatagtctgttccaataaaggtcacaaattaCCTGTTTACTAacatatttagtttaatttcaagagtaaacactaccttgtacatcaatgagagcccaaacaagtaaatgctaaattaggtaaagtATATCACtgaatgggtatttacaaaatatttacttgtcagtttaatatgaaagaaataatagacgaaaatcatttttattctatttccgacagtactatagtcaTGAGattagtgatttttaaaatgtactagccacaattaaaaattcactataACTTTactaataatcggatatgtcacctaaagagggagctTAAAAACCCTTAAGATTTATTTTGGGGACcgggatattcatatttacaaaatagactaaatGCAGCATACTTTTTTCacaagccatcgggcatggctatgggagtggggctaccataatctagaatcctgATTAcgcaaattttaaacaaatccagttaacccatttaattttttgtgtaatttttcCTGACCATGTAAATGTAGTTCTCAGCTTGATGTGTGAACAAAAGATGGGTTATGCAGGACCAAACTTGTGTTAGTGACTCACAAACGAATGGACTATTCTCAGAATTGTCAGAAGCCTGAATAGAGTAGGCCTATTGGGGAAATGAACATAGTCCAaactagtttgttttgttaaataacatccctaaagcacattgattaactaatcatcagctatagttggatgtcaaacatttgacaattgtgacaggtagtcttcagagaatacccactacatttttccatcagcagcaagggatcttttataaatattttcccacagacaggacagcacatacatgtaccacgtctttgatatatataagGTATTAGTCATGAAGTACTGGTCAACATATTCCAAAGATTTTTATCAAGATTTTTTGGGGTGGGgagatgtttatatatttacttcatGTGGGGAAGATTTCTAGTCAATAGTAAATTAATTAGCAAccactgtttaatgtttaaatattgtgTAGCGATCTGTGAAAGCTGCTTAATGAATCACAATGCAATGCCC includes the following:
- the LOC121369513 gene encoding universal stress protein YxiE-like codes for the protein MAKNARTIVIAMDKSENSMYAFEYFQQHVQQPGDNVVLVHCPDYQGVTQSLFRQMTATFVYSELGAVAEQLEEARKNDKIFLDGLEEKLAAGDMKGKVLSIAGQPGEVIVKAAEDEGAGLIVTGSRGLSVIRRTLVGSVSDYILHHSNIPVLVCRLPVT